The following are encoded together in the Asticcacaulis sp. genome:
- a CDS encoding ACT domain-containing protein, which translates to MSHLIHIELDRLEGSLLRILGLVERRGFNIDGAELYDLGEDKRGLSLTVRPRDPSRNTDILGLQIDRLYGIRRLAGDPRGASAPAAKSKVSA; encoded by the coding sequence ATGAGCCACTTGATTCATATTGAGCTGGATCGCCTCGAAGGCAGCCTCCTGCGAATTCTGGGCCTCGTCGAGCGACGGGGGTTCAACATCGATGGGGCTGAACTCTACGATCTCGGCGAGGACAAGCGCGGCCTGTCGCTGACAGTGCGTCCGCGTGATCCCTCCCGCAACACGGATATACTGGGCCTGCAGATCGATCGCCTTTACGGCATCAGGCGTCTGGCCGGTGATCCGCGGGGTGCTTCGGCGCCGGCAGCAAAGAGCAAGGTCAGTGCATGA
- the ilvC gene encoding ketol-acid reductoisomerase produces the protein MKIYTNDDVSPDSLKGERIAIIGYGSQGRAHAQNLRDSGADVIVGVRKGGSGYEKATHDGLQTAEIKDAIADATIIAILTPDMSHADIYKDIIEPFAPKGAALLFAHGFSVLYGRVVPRADMDVILVAPKGPGDLVRREYQRGRGVPSLFAVDRDVTGTAARKALGYARGIGGTVGGVIETTFREETETDLFGEQAVLCGGTTELVLMGFETLVEAGYRPEIAYFEVLHELKLIVDLLYEGGFAKMHSFVSETCKYGDLVSGPRIINSETRERMREVLKDIQDATFAREWILENQAGRPRYNSLMNTDLNHPIEKVGKDLRGRMSWLQNKANVDA, from the coding sequence GTGAAGATCTACACCAATGACGACGTTTCGCCGGACAGCCTGAAGGGCGAACGCATCGCCATCATCGGTTACGGCAGCCAGGGCCGCGCCCATGCCCAGAACCTCCGCGATTCCGGCGCCGACGTCATCGTCGGCGTCCGCAAGGGCGGTTCCGGCTACGAAAAGGCCACCCATGATGGCCTGCAGACCGCCGAAATCAAGGACGCGATTGCCGACGCCACCATCATCGCCATCCTGACCCCGGACATGTCGCACGCCGATATCTACAAGGACATCATCGAGCCCTTCGCCCCCAAGGGCGCGGCCCTGCTGTTCGCCCACGGCTTCTCGGTCCTCTATGGCCGCGTCGTGCCGCGCGCCGACATGGATGTCATCCTGGTTGCCCCGAAGGGCCCCGGCGATCTCGTCCGCCGCGAATACCAGCGCGGCCGCGGCGTGCCGTCGCTGTTCGCCGTTGACCGCGATGTCACCGGCACGGCCGCCCGCAAGGCCCTGGGCTATGCCCGCGGCATCGGCGGCACCGTCGGCGGCGTCATCGAGACGACCTTCCGCGAAGAAACCGAAACCGACCTGTTCGGCGAACAGGCCGTTTTGTGCGGCGGCACCACCGAGCTGGTCCTGATGGGCTTCGAAACCCTGGTTGAGGCCGGCTACCGTCCGGAAATCGCCTATTTCGAAGTTCTGCACGAGCTGAAGCTGATCGTCGACCTGCTGTATGAAGGCGGCTTCGCCAAGATGCACTCCTTCGTTTCGGAAACCTGCAAGTACGGCGACCTGGTCTCCGGCCCGCGCATCATCAATTCCGAAACCCGCGAGCGTATGCGCGAAGTTCTGAAGGACATTCAGGACGCCACCTTCGCCCGTGAATGGATCCTGGAAAACCAGGCCGGCCGTCCGCGCTACAACTCGCTGATGAACACCGACCTGAACCACCCGATCGAAAAGGTCGGCAAGGATCTGCGCGGCCGCATGAGCTGGCTGCAGAACAAGGCCAATGTCGACGCATAA
- a CDS encoding dihydroxy-acid dehydratase, whose product MQSQINTQSATRFNGSAAVVRASQATKMGEFAILHGSLAPAGCVIRLDGFTTEAYDGRARVFESAGDALAAVHAGRIHDCDIVIIRHEGDRAYRADDLGDISAALEGTGIERVTLITDGHIGACSGAIIGQVAPSASARGPIAYVNDDDIIHIDIAARRIDILADIDMRRAARMQKPGQKTFGAGALEKYARMVTSVTRDGSF is encoded by the coding sequence ATGCAGAGCCAGATCAACACGCAGAGCGCCACCCGTTTTAACGGTTCGGCTGCTGTGGTACGCGCCTCGCAAGCCACGAAAATGGGGGAATTCGCCATTCTTCATGGTTCGCTGGCCCCTGCCGGCTGCGTCATCCGCCTCGATGGTTTCACGACCGAAGCCTATGACGGCCGCGCCCGCGTCTTTGAATCCGCCGGCGACGCCCTGGCCGCGGTTCATGCCGGCCGCATACACGATTGCGACATCGTCATCATCCGTCACGAAGGCGACAGGGCCTATCGCGCCGACGATCTCGGCGACATCAGTGCCGCCCTGGAAGGCACCGGCATCGAGCGCGTCACCCTCATCACGGACGGCCATATCGGCGCCTGTTCGGGCGCCATCATCGGCCAGGTCGCACCGTCCGCCTCGGCGCGCGGGCCCATCGCCTATGTCAATGACGACGACATCATCCACATCGACATCGCGGCGCGCCGCATCGATATCCTCGCCGATATCGACATGCGCCGTGCCGCCAGGATGCAAAAGCCGGGTCAAAAGACCTTCGGCGCCGGCGCCCTGGAAAAATATGCCCGCATGGTGACCTCGGTCACCCGCGACGGTTCCTTTTAA
- a CDS encoding alpha/beta hydrolase-fold protein encodes MPHGQVIGPVEFHSKAIPGTVRRYWVYVPAGYSATTPPNLLVFQDGQRALNPGGPLRINTVLDNLIAKGDIPPTLGVFVTPGNVSEHYPDNLGMNNPDHRAEEYDALSDDYGKMLLDELLPEVAKTYAFSSDPKKRIIGGTSSGAIAAFTVAWNHPDAFGNVISMIGSFTSIGMHPATATTPFIPGGDTYPGLIRKSKIRPLRIFMQDGSNDLDNEHGNWFLSSQQMVKSFEWANANANADQWKLGPARYDLKYVWGDGSHSDQHGGSMLPDILRWIWRDEGK; translated from the coding sequence GTGCCGCACGGACAGGTGATCGGGCCGGTGGAGTTTCACTCGAAAGCGATTCCCGGCACAGTGCGGCGCTACTGGGTCTATGTGCCGGCGGGCTACAGCGCCACCACACCTCCCAACCTGCTGGTGTTTCAGGACGGCCAGCGCGCGCTCAATCCGGGCGGGCCGCTGCGCATCAATACGGTGCTGGATAATCTGATTGCGAAAGGTGATATCCCGCCGACGCTCGGTGTCTTCGTCACGCCCGGCAATGTCAGCGAGCACTATCCCGATAATCTTGGCATGAACAATCCGGACCACCGCGCCGAGGAATATGACGCCCTGAGCGACGATTATGGAAAGATGCTGCTCGATGAGCTGCTGCCGGAAGTGGCGAAGACCTACGCCTTTTCCAGTGATCCGAAAAAACGCATTATCGGCGGCACGTCATCCGGGGCCATCGCGGCCTTTACCGTGGCCTGGAATCATCCGGACGCCTTCGGCAATGTCATCAGCATGATCGGCAGTTTCACCTCGATCGGTATGCATCCGGCGACCGCGACCACACCGTTCATCCCCGGCGGCGACACCTATCCCGGCCTTATTCGTAAATCGAAGATCCGGCCTTTACGCATATTCATGCAGGACGGCTCGAACGATCTCGACAACGAACACGGCAACTGGTTCCTCTCCAGTCAGCAGATGGTCAAGTCTTTCGAATGGGCCAATGCCAATGCCAATGCCGATCAGTGGAAACTTGGTCCGGCGCGTTATGATCTCAAATATGTCTGGGGTGACGGCAGCCATTCCGACCAGCACGGCGGCTCGATGCTGCCGGATATCCTGCGCTGGATATGGCGGGATGAGGGGAAGTGA
- a CDS encoding DUF4197 domain-containing protein codes for MDRRFLLTGIVSLGAMGFAKDALAKLSNADAQAGLRAALKQGADTAVTHLSQTNGYWGDPQIRIPLPKPLASAQKLLKPLGQSGLLDDLHLRMNRAAESAAPVARSLFVNAIQTLTINDAVGIIRGGNTAGTLYLQKKTTPALTAAFTPPMENAMQASGAVDYFDRAIKRNNLKSYFQTDAKTYLGQYATGLALQGLFIFVGREETAIRRDPAKRTAQILKTVFG; via the coding sequence ATGGACAGGCGGTTTTTACTGACGGGCATTGTGAGCCTGGGGGCGATGGGTTTTGCGAAGGATGCCCTGGCAAAACTGTCCAATGCGGATGCGCAAGCCGGATTGCGCGCGGCCCTGAAACAGGGCGCGGATACGGCCGTGACGCATCTCTCTCAGACCAATGGCTACTGGGGCGATCCCCAGATCCGCATTCCCCTGCCGAAGCCGCTGGCCAGCGCGCAAAAGCTGCTGAAACCGCTCGGCCAGTCCGGCCTGCTCGATGACCTGCATCTGCGTATGAACCGCGCCGCCGAAAGTGCCGCCCCGGTGGCGCGCAGCCTGTTCGTCAATGCCATCCAGACCCTGACCATCAATGATGCGGTGGGCATCATCAGGGGCGGCAATACGGCCGGCACACTCTACCTGCAAAAGAAGACGACGCCGGCCCTGACAGCCGCCTTCACCCCGCCAATGGAAAACGCCATGCAGGCCAGCGGCGCGGTTGACTATTTCGACCGGGCGATCAAGCGCAATAACCTGAAAAGCTATTTCCAGACCGATGCCAAAACCTATCTTGGCCAGTACGCCACCGGTCTTGCCCTGCAGGGCCTGTTTATCTTTGTCGGGCGTGAGGAAACCGCCATCCGCCGTGATCCGGCCAAGCGGACCGCGCAGATTCTGAAGACGGTCTTCGGCTGA